A single Candidatus Hydrogenedentota bacterium DNA region contains:
- a CDS encoding efflux RND transporter periplasmic adaptor subunit, translating into MKRIAWIAAAAAVLLLIVLSMRPQPVPADIGTPETRTVREFIAEEAKTRLRDEYLIDMPVTGTLKRIALEVGDVVEAGAAIAEMDAFDLEQRVRGLEYLIRQAEAQIAGVDSGKPKSEDIDTAAMRAQEMRDALRIAEKEREIAGINFEEAERDFNRIQRLHAQGVASQSMLDDADRAFKAAREQREAARLAVASARKNVEISDLASSRVTASIDDNEYLREVYRAEIKRLEADLAIARSDLEKAVIRAPVTGPVLEKFIENTRFLAAGTPIMTIGDLSTMEIESDVLSEEVVAVEPGDSVEIVGKALGDATITGKVDRIYPSAFQKISSLGIEQQRVKTIIAFDNSELNLRAGTRLDVRIIIDQAENTLAVPERALFRRDGVWHVFAVEGGRAQLRTVSVGLKNDTWAQITGGLAADEEIVLEPRNDLEPGSRVVAR; encoded by the coding sequence ATGAAACGCATCGCCTGGATCGCCGCCGCCGCCGCCGTGCTGCTGCTGATCGTCCTCTCCATGCGGCCGCAGCCGGTTCCCGCCGACATCGGTACGCCCGAAACGCGGACTGTGCGGGAGTTCATCGCCGAGGAGGCCAAGACCCGGCTGCGCGACGAGTACCTGATCGACATGCCGGTCACCGGGACGCTCAAGCGCATCGCGCTGGAGGTGGGCGACGTCGTCGAGGCCGGGGCCGCCATCGCGGAGATGGACGCGTTCGACCTGGAGCAGCGCGTTCGCGGCCTGGAGTACCTGATCCGCCAGGCGGAGGCGCAGATCGCGGGGGTGGACAGCGGCAAGCCCAAGAGCGAGGACATTGACACCGCCGCGATGCGCGCGCAGGAGATGCGGGACGCGCTTCGGATAGCGGAGAAGGAACGCGAGATCGCCGGTATTAACTTCGAGGAGGCCGAGCGGGATTTCAACCGCATCCAGCGGCTCCACGCCCAGGGGGTGGCCAGCCAGAGCATGCTCGATGACGCCGATCGCGCATTCAAAGCGGCCCGCGAACAGCGCGAGGCGGCGCGGCTCGCCGTCGCGTCGGCGCGGAAGAACGTGGAGATTTCCGACCTCGCCTCCAGCCGGGTCACGGCCTCCATCGACGACAACGAATACCTCCGCGAGGTGTACCGCGCCGAAATCAAGCGCCTCGAAGCCGATCTCGCCATCGCGCGGAGCGACCTCGAAAAAGCCGTCATCCGCGCGCCCGTCACCGGCCCGGTCCTCGAAAAGTTCATCGAGAACACGCGGTTTCTCGCCGCCGGCACGCCGATCATGACCATCGGCGACCTGTCCACCATGGAGATCGAGAGCGACGTCCTCTCCGAGGAGGTGGTCGCCGTTGAACCGGGGGACAGCGTCGAGATTGTCGGGAAAGCGCTCGGCGACGCGACCATCACCGGCAAGGTCGATCGCATCTATCCGTCCGCCTTCCAGAAGATCTCGTCGCTCGGCATCGAGCAGCAGCGCGTCAAAACGATCATCGCGTTCGACAACAGCGAACTGAACCTCCGTGCGGGCACCCGCCTCGATGTCCGAATCATTATCGATCAGGCCGAAAACACGCTTGCCGTGCCCGAGCGCGCCCTCTTCCGCCGCGACGGCGTCTGGCACGTCTTCGCCGTCGAAGGCGGCAGGGCCCAGCTTCGCACGGTGTCCGTCGGGCTGAAAAACGACACCTGGGCGCAGATCACGGGCGGGCTCGCGGCGGATGAGGAGATCGTGCTGGAGCCGAGAAACGACCTGGAGCCCGGGAGCCGGGTGGTGGCGCGGTGA
- a CDS encoding DUF433 domain-containing protein, translating to MMDRIEISPLVCHGKPVIKGTRVLVSTVLSALAAGDTVGTILEDYPNLTPDDIQAALAFGSDLSRFEEHPYDVAAS from the coding sequence ATGATGGATAGAATAGAAATATCCCCGCTGGTCTGCCACGGGAAGCCCGTCATCAAAGGAACCCGTGTGTTGGTCAGCACGGTGCTAAGCGCGCTTGCCGCTGGAGACACCGTGGGGACGATACTTGAAGATTATCCGAATTTGACCCCGGACGACATCCAGGCGGCCTTGGCGTTCGGCTCCGATCTTTCCCGTTTCGAAGAGCATCCCTACGATGTCGCGGCGTCGTGA
- a CDS encoding exodeoxyribonuclease VII small subunit, producing MAKARDEATFEKDLEALEGIVAALEEGGLSLDDALKQFESGITLARRCEKALSNAEKKIEVLLKNAEGELEAQPFDESDPPEPPRAAPEKSAAKTAPAKASPAPARASAPEPAYHDEPEPEPEPDDEDLLF from the coding sequence ATGGCCAAGGCCAGGGATGAAGCCACGTTTGAGAAGGATCTGGAAGCGCTGGAAGGCATTGTCGCCGCGCTGGAGGAGGGGGGGCTGTCGCTCGACGACGCCCTGAAGCAGTTTGAGAGCGGCATCACGCTTGCGCGCCGCTGCGAGAAGGCCCTGAGCAACGCGGAAAAGAAGATCGAAGTGCTCCTGAAGAACGCGGAGGGCGAACTGGAAGCGCAGCCCTTCGACGAGAGCGATCCGCCGGAGCCGCCCCGCGCGGCGCCCGAGAAGTCCGCCGCAAAAACCGCCCCCGCCAAGGCGTCCCCCGCGCCAGCCCGTGCCAGCGCGCCGGAGCCCGCGTATCACGACGAGCCGGAGCCCGAGCCCGAACCCGACGACGAGGATCTTCTTTTTTGA
- a CDS encoding polyprenyl synthetase family protein — translation MDVAAYLKTRAQRTETALASYVAAWDGAPATLLEAVRYSLFAGGKRLRPALALGAAEIVSGEDTPALPVACALEMIHTYSLIHDDLPAMDNDDLRRGRPTCHKAFGEAAAILAGDALLTMAFDALADTGSAAIVREVARAAGAGGMVGGQQADLEGEGKALGLEALQQIHRAKTGALIRVSARAGAMAAGAGEAAIAALTAYGENLGLAFQITDDILDVTGIEADLGKPVGSDASREKSTYPALLGLDESRRLAEVAVNAAIGALHPFGAEADGFRAIARHILNRTT, via the coding sequence ATCGATGTCGCCGCCTACCTGAAGACCCGGGCCCAGCGCACCGAAACGGCCCTGGCGTCGTATGTCGCCGCGTGGGATGGCGCTCCCGCGACCCTGCTGGAGGCGGTGCGCTACAGCCTTTTCGCCGGGGGCAAGCGGCTGCGCCCCGCGCTCGCCCTGGGCGCGGCGGAGATTGTGTCCGGCGAGGATACGCCCGCGCTCCCGGTGGCCTGCGCGCTGGAAATGATCCATACCTACTCGCTGATTCACGACGATCTGCCGGCGATGGACAACGACGACCTGCGCCGCGGCCGCCCGACCTGCCACAAGGCCTTTGGCGAGGCGGCGGCGATCCTGGCGGGCGACGCGCTGCTGACCATGGCCTTCGATGCCCTGGCGGACACGGGTTCCGCCGCGATCGTGCGCGAAGTGGCCCGGGCGGCCGGCGCGGGCGGCATGGTGGGCGGACAGCAGGCGGATCTGGAGGGGGAGGGGAAGGCGCTGGGACTTGAAGCCCTCCAGCAGATTCACCGCGCGAAGACCGGCGCGCTGATCCGCGTATCCGCGCGGGCGGGGGCGATGGCGGCGGGCGCGGGCGAGGCGGCCATTGCGGCGCTGACGGCCTATGGAGAGAACCTGGGGCTGGCCTTCCAGATTACCGACGATATCCTGGACGTCACCGGCATTGAGGCCGATCTTGGCAAGCCCGTGGGTAGCGACGCTTCGCGGGAGAAATCGACCTACCCGGCGCTGCTCGGGCTCGACGAATCGCGCCGGCTCGCGGAAGTGGCCGTGAACGCCGCGATCGGGGCGCTACATCCCTTTGGCGCGGAGGCGGATGGATTTCGGGCGATCGCGCGGCATATCTTGAATCGCACAACCTGA
- a CDS encoding exodeoxyribonuclease VII large subunit, with amino-acid sequence MTNGSDQILSISQLTRRIKSLLEGELGAVWISGEISNWKLAASGHAYFTLKDENSQIDAVMFKGKLSRLRFDPENGLEVLAHGQISVYERRGNYQIILSDMQPKGVGALQLAFEKLKKKLAAEGLFDDLHKQPLPMLPRRIGIVTSPTGAAIRDILNVLNRRFGSVHVILYPARVQGPEAAPEIVAGIRALDAWGVDVMIVGRGGGSLEDLWPFNEEIVVRAVYEARTPIISAVGHEIDVALTDFAADLRAPTPSAAAELVVKEQAALGDQVLRLKKRLGQGLERQLADARHRLALARNSYALQRPEEIIRQRRQETDELRMRLDEALRRQIRDQRVRAERAARALALLSPRNQLDRAGERLKQLRRRLHAAGRAIPDAGRHRLRPLLAQLDALSPLAILSRGYALGWKLPEKELIRDADTLKEKDEIYVRFGRGAVTAAVTHIEEPVHGQGQG; translated from the coding sequence ATGACGAACGGTAGCGACCAGATCCTTTCCATCAGCCAGTTGACACGGCGCATCAAGTCCCTGCTGGAAGGTGAGTTGGGGGCGGTGTGGATTTCGGGAGAGATTTCGAACTGGAAGCTGGCGGCGTCGGGGCACGCGTACTTCACGCTGAAGGATGAAAACAGCCAGATCGACGCGGTGATGTTCAAGGGGAAGCTCTCGCGGCTGCGTTTTGATCCGGAGAATGGGCTGGAGGTCCTGGCGCACGGGCAGATCTCGGTGTACGAGCGCCGGGGCAATTACCAGATTATCCTGAGCGACATGCAGCCGAAGGGCGTGGGCGCGCTCCAACTGGCCTTTGAGAAGCTCAAGAAGAAACTGGCGGCGGAGGGCCTCTTCGATGACCTGCACAAGCAGCCCCTGCCCATGCTCCCGCGCCGCATCGGCATCGTCACCTCGCCGACGGGCGCGGCTATCCGCGATATTCTGAATGTGCTCAACCGCCGTTTCGGCAGTGTCCATGTGATTCTCTACCCCGCGCGCGTGCAGGGTCCGGAGGCGGCCCCCGAGATTGTCGCGGGCATCCGCGCGCTGGATGCGTGGGGCGTCGACGTGATGATCGTCGGGCGCGGCGGCGGCTCGCTTGAGGATCTGTGGCCGTTTAACGAGGAAATTGTGGTGCGCGCGGTCTACGAGGCGCGCACGCCGATTATTTCCGCCGTGGGCCACGAGATCGACGTCGCGCTGACCGATTTCGCGGCGGATCTGCGCGCGCCCACGCCCTCGGCGGCGGCGGAGCTCGTGGTGAAGGAGCAGGCGGCCCTGGGCGACCAGGTGTTGCGGCTGAAAAAGCGGCTTGGCCAGGGCCTGGAACGCCAGCTTGCGGACGCGCGGCACCGCCTGGCGCTCGCGCGGAACAGCTACGCCCTCCAGCGCCCCGAAGAGATCATCCGGCAGCGGCGCCAGGAGACCGATGAACTGCGCATGCGCCTGGACGAGGCCCTGCGGCGGCAGATCCGCGATCAGCGGGTCCGCGCGGAACGTGCGGCGCGGGCGCTGGCCCTGCTTTCCCCGCGGAACCAGCTCGATCGCGCGGGCGAGCGCCTGAAACAGCTCCGGCGCCGCCTCCACGCGGCCGGCCGGGCCATTCCCGACGCCGGGCGTCACCGGCTGCGCCCGCTCCTCGCGCAGCTCGACGCCCTGAGCCCGCTGGCTATCCTGTCGCGCGGCTATGCGCTCGGGTGGAAGCTCCCGGAAAAGGAACTGATTCGCGATGCGGATACATTGAAGGAAAAGGACGAGATCTACGTCCGTTTTGGCCGCGGGGCGGTCACGGCGGCGGTAACCCATATTGAGGAACCGGTACATGGCCAAGGCCAGGGATGA
- a CDS encoding four helix bundle suffix domain-containing protein, with protein MPDAESILPKHGGYKRLKTYQISRLVYDVTVRFCDRYIAIRSRTHDQMVQAARSGVQNIVEGSQASATSRKIEMKLTGIARASLEELRKDYEDFLRHRKLARWENADPRRAALVACRCSSADDVAAWVRETHDRETSGSNYPEIAANAALVLINVACSLLDRQLASQARAFENEGGITERMYRVRTERRRAQGGP; from the coding sequence ATGCCCGATGCGGAATCCATCCTCCCAAAACACGGTGGATACAAACGGCTCAAGACGTACCAGATCTCCAGGCTCGTCTACGACGTAACCGTACGATTCTGCGATCGCTATATCGCGATTCGCAGCCGCACCCACGACCAGATGGTCCAGGCGGCGCGAAGCGGGGTCCAGAATATCGTCGAAGGCAGCCAGGCCTCCGCGACCTCCCGGAAAATCGAGATGAAGCTCACTGGAATCGCTCGGGCGAGCCTGGAAGAACTCCGCAAGGATTATGAGGATTTCCTCCGTCACCGAAAGTTGGCGCGATGGGAGAACGCCGATCCGCGCAGGGCGGCGCTCGTGGCGTGTCGCTGCTCAAGCGCGGACGATGTCGCCGCGTGGGTGCGCGAAACACATGATCGCGAAACCAGTGGATCCAACTATCCTGAGATTGCGGCCAACGCCGCGCTTGTGCTGATTAACGTCGCCTGTAGCTTGCTGGACCGACAGCTGGCTTCCCAGGCCAGAGCCTTCGAGAATGAAGGCGGCATCACCGAGCGGATGTACCGCGTGCGCACGGAACGCAGGCGAGCCCAGGGCGGACCGTAG
- a CDS encoding FtsX-like permease family protein, with amino-acid sequence MVIGAFHKKLLRTMVQQWAQSLGVIMVVLCGIAAYICVYSAYLNLSLTRDTYYAQNRFADFEILVDRAPETAVFKVASIPGVRQARKRIVKEVNVDVAGVDEPRIGRLISMPDREGPVINDVVVLAGRYFSPGAQTETILSQDFADANGLEIGDRVAISVENKRYSLRIIGIGASPEYVYMIRNVQALVPSPERFGVLWVPEDFAETALDLKSACNNIVGLVDDPEQLDAILDEAEKILDPYGVFAKVKREDQLSNRFISDEIKGLSVSAKIIPTLFLGIAALILLILLNRMVRTERTQIGLMKAFGYSDWAVGFHYIEYGIILAVIGCIGGFALGQWMAGGMIALYVQFYQFPILESRVYLDVLAWSMGITIFFATLGALAAAVQAARIHPAESMRAEAPRAVNQVWLEYFPFLWRRISFTWKMILRNISRNRFRSGVNLFGTAISLSLLLMGFFMIDAVEFGMDFQFLDAQREDVKISFQREQGKDVFYEVSRFPHVRRAEPLLEYPFEMRSAWRKKDAVITGIPRGAEMQKVMNFERREYDLGDSGVVLAENLAEQLGVQRGDTLEIEPLLGRIDRTYTVTVRDIAQQFLGTAAYMEHGALSRMLDEPFAINSALLRIEEGSRDSLNRALKEIGGIGAVTFNQDAYDAIKNTIGQSMYITNTILLSFAGVIAFSIIYNITAVSLSERQRELASLRVLGFTVADVGRIMYFENIVLGLIGIVAGIPLGMGICALLVTAYSNDMFHLPFHIDRSTYVTSVLLTFAFVLLANLAARRKIGRLDLVEVLKERE; translated from the coding sequence GTGGTAATAGGGGCCTTCCACAAGAAGCTGCTCCGCACGATGGTGCAGCAATGGGCGCAATCGCTCGGCGTGATCATGGTGGTCCTGTGCGGGATCGCGGCGTACATCTGCGTGTACTCGGCGTACCTGAATCTCAGCCTGACGCGGGACACGTACTACGCGCAGAACCGCTTCGCCGATTTCGAGATTCTCGTTGACCGCGCCCCCGAAACCGCCGTGTTCAAGGTGGCGTCGATCCCCGGCGTGCGCCAGGCGCGCAAGCGCATTGTGAAAGAGGTGAACGTGGATGTGGCGGGGGTGGATGAGCCCCGCATCGGGCGGCTGATCTCCATGCCGGATCGCGAAGGGCCGGTGATCAACGATGTCGTCGTGCTTGCGGGCCGCTACTTTTCGCCCGGCGCGCAGACCGAGACTATTTTGAGCCAGGATTTCGCCGACGCCAACGGACTGGAGATTGGCGACCGCGTGGCTATATCCGTGGAGAACAAGCGCTATTCGCTTCGCATCATCGGTATTGGCGCCTCCCCGGAATACGTCTATATGATCCGCAATGTGCAGGCGCTGGTGCCGAGTCCCGAGCGTTTCGGCGTGCTCTGGGTGCCGGAGGATTTCGCGGAGACCGCGCTCGACCTGAAGTCCGCGTGCAACAACATCGTCGGGCTCGTGGACGATCCGGAGCAGCTCGACGCCATTCTGGACGAGGCGGAGAAGATCCTGGATCCGTACGGGGTATTCGCGAAGGTGAAGCGGGAGGACCAGCTTTCGAACCGTTTCATTTCCGACGAGATCAAGGGGCTCTCCGTTTCGGCGAAGATCATCCCCACGCTGTTTCTGGGCATCGCCGCGCTGATCCTGCTTATCCTGCTCAACCGCATGGTCCGCACGGAGCGCACGCAGATCGGCCTTATGAAGGCGTTTGGCTATTCCGACTGGGCCGTTGGCTTCCACTATATCGAGTACGGGATCATTCTCGCGGTTATCGGCTGTATTGGCGGATTCGCGCTCGGCCAGTGGATGGCCGGGGGCATGATTGCGCTCTATGTCCAGTTCTACCAGTTCCCGATACTGGAATCGCGCGTCTACCTGGATGTGCTGGCGTGGTCCATGGGGATTACAATCTTCTTCGCGACGCTTGGGGCGCTCGCGGCGGCGGTTCAGGCGGCGCGCATTCACCCGGCGGAGTCCATGCGCGCCGAAGCGCCCCGCGCGGTGAACCAGGTCTGGCTGGAGTATTTTCCGTTTCTCTGGCGGCGGATCTCGTTCACCTGGAAGATGATCCTCCGCAACATTTCTCGCAACCGTTTTCGTTCCGGCGTGAACCTCTTCGGAACCGCCATTTCGCTGAGCCTGCTGCTCATGGGGTTCTTCATGATCGACGCGGTGGAATTCGGGATGGACTTCCAGTTCCTCGACGCGCAGCGCGAGGACGTGAAGATCAGCTTCCAGCGCGAGCAGGGCAAGGACGTCTTCTACGAGGTGAGCCGCTTCCCCCATGTCCGGCGCGCGGAGCCGCTGCTGGAGTACCCGTTTGAAATGCGTTCGGCCTGGCGCAAGAAGGACGCGGTCATCACCGGAATTCCGCGGGGCGCGGAGATGCAGAAGGTCATGAATTTCGAGCGGCGGGAGTACGACCTGGGCGATAGCGGGGTGGTGCTGGCGGAAAACCTGGCGGAGCAGCTCGGCGTCCAGCGCGGGGACACGCTGGAGATCGAGCCGCTGCTCGGGCGCATCGACCGCACCTACACCGTGACGGTGCGGGATATCGCCCAGCAGTTCCTGGGCACGGCGGCCTACATGGAGCACGGCGCGCTCAGCCGGATGCTCGACGAACCCTTCGCCATCAACAGCGCGCTGCTGCGGATCGAGGAGGGCAGCCGCGACAGCTTGAACCGGGCGCTCAAGGAGATCGGCGGTATCGGCGCCGTCACCTTCAACCAGGACGCCTACGACGCGATCAAGAACACCATCGGGCAGAGCATGTACATCACCAACACGATCCTGCTCAGCTTTGCCGGCGTGATCGCCTTTTCGATCATCTACAACATCACCGCCGTTTCGCTTTCCGAGCGCCAGCGCGAACTGGCCTCCCTGCGCGTGCTCGGCTTTACGGTGGCGGATGTCGGCCGTATCATGTATTTCGAGAACATCGTGCTGGGCCTTATCGGCATCGTGGCGGGCATTCCCCTGGGCATGGGTATCTGCGCGCTGCTGGTCACGGCCTACAGCAACGACATGTTTCACCTGCCTTTTCATATTGACCGGAGCACCTATGTGACCTCGGTCCTGCTGACCTTTGCCTTCGTGCTGCTGGCGAATCTCGCCGCGCGGCGGAAGATTGGGCGGCTGGACCTGGTGGAAGTGCTCAAGGAGCGGGAGTAG
- a CDS encoding type II toxin-antitoxin system HicB family antitoxin produces the protein MDNLRFIYWEDEGMLIGYLEEYPDYMTQGVSLDELKDNLRDIFGELTGGHIPSVRRAAVLEVS, from the coding sequence ATGGATAACCTGAGATTCATATATTGGGAAGACGAAGGGATGCTCATCGGGTATTTGGAAGAGTATCCCGACTACATGACCCAGGGCGTTTCGCTCGACGAGCTTAAAGATAATCTGCGGGATATCTTCGGCGAATTGACCGGTGGACACATTCCGTCGGTTAGACGGGCGGCCGTACTCGAGGTTTCGTGA